One part of the Thermodesulfobacterium commune DSM 2178 genome encodes these proteins:
- a CDS encoding host-nuclease inhibitor Gam family protein, with amino-acid sequence MRTKKAKKMMDHLIYKIESLLYAIKEERDFLSKVEAEYERELEALKAKYYPEIEKRKNTLKNLEQELEKFAKANAGKLFQDGDIVETSIGRIIREIKVAVKRARGVLEKLEQLGWDEAIIIQKKVNWDVLETWPEEKLIACGTERVTKVKITYELYGEEDGNR; translated from the coding sequence ATGCGAACTAAAAAAGCTAAAAAAATGATGGATCATTTGATTTATAAAATTGAAAGTTTGCTTTATGCAATTAAGGAAGAAAGGGACTTTTTAAGCAAAGTTGAAGCAGAATATGAAAGAGAATTAGAAGCTCTTAAAGCAAAGTATTATCCAGAAATTGAGAAACGGAAAAATACTTTGAAAAATTTAGAACAGGAGCTTGAAAAATTTGCTAAGGCTAATGCAGGAAAGTTATTTCAAGATGGAGATATTGTTGAGACAAGTATAGGAAGGATCATAAGAGAAATAAAAGTTGCAGTAAAGAGAGCAAGAGGGGTTCTTGAGAAACTTGAACAACTTGGTTGGGATGAAGCGATTATCATCCAAAAGAAAGTTAACTGGGATGTATTGGAAACATGGCCTGAAGAAAAGTTAATAGCTTGCGGAACAGAAAGAGTAACAAAAGTAAAAATTACATACGAATTGTATGGGGAGGAGGATGGCAATAGATAG
- a CDS encoding helix-turn-helix domain-containing protein translates to MKKLYKVREIAEYFQVSERTVYGWIEMGYLRAIKVGSLDGKGTVRVPEDALEEFIRNCQTIPIRPKRIVLKVPQE, encoded by the coding sequence ATGAAAAAGTTGTATAAGGTTCGAGAAATAGCGGAATATTTTCAGGTAAGTGAACGAACAGTGTATGGCTGGATAGAGATGGGTTATTTGCGGGCGATCAAGGTTGGGTCGCTTGATGGGAAAGGGACGGTTAGAGTTCCAGAGGATGCTTTAGAAGAATTTATTAGAAATTGTCAAACTATTCCTATTCGTCCAAAAAGGATAGTTCTTAAGGTTCCTCAGGAATAG
- a CDS encoding phage tail protein, producing MQYAQIGDVVFEVLAYKEHKEELEFPYARHETIKPPSSLQFMGGKELRKISLSVRWHREWCNPEEEKKKLEEFAVKGEYAKFILAEKVIGDFVIEKVFFQIQQIDAFGKPVIIDADLELTEYIKKEMKKKKIVSKKAPMKKTKSTASSQPKYQVIQEQSKDKSISMPKIVKVS from the coding sequence ATGCAGTATGCCCAAATTGGAGATGTAGTTTTTGAAGTCCTTGCATATAAAGAGCATAAAGAGGAATTAGAGTTTCCTTATGCAAGACATGAGACAATCAAGCCACCTTCAAGTTTACAATTTATGGGTGGAAAGGAGCTTAGAAAAATTAGTTTATCTGTGCGTTGGCATAGAGAATGGTGTAATCCTGAGGAAGAAAAGAAAAAGCTTGAAGAGTTTGCAGTAAAAGGAGAATATGCCAAATTTATTTTGGCGGAAAAGGTGATCGGAGATTTCGTTATTGAAAAAGTTTTTTTTCAGATTCAGCAAATAGATGCTTTTGGAAAGCCAGTAATTATTGATGCAGATTTAGAATTGACAGAATATATTAAAAAAGAAATGAAAAAGAAGAAGATAGTATCTAAAAAAGCTCCGATGAAAAAAACTAAAAGCACAGCAAGTAGTCAGCCAAAATATCAAGTTATACAAGAGCAAAGCAAAGATAAATCAATTTCTATGCCGAAAATAGTTAAGGTATCATGA
- a CDS encoding tail protein X: MKYITKEGDRWDLLAWKFYGDPYLYEPLLLENKELMGFTVLPAGKVIEIPEVIDETTPEVVAPPWQTD; encoded by the coding sequence ATGAAATATATAACTAAGGAAGGTGATAGATGGGATTTGCTTGCCTGGAAGTTTTATGGGGATCCTTACCTTTATGAGCCTCTTCTTTTAGAGAATAAAGAGTTGATGGGGTTTACTGTGCTTCCTGCTGGAAAGGTGATTGAAATTCCAGAGGTTATAGATGAAACAACTCCTGAGGTAGTTGCTCCGCCGTGGCAGACAGATTAA
- a CDS encoding phage late control D family protein codes for MADRLIPEPYLYVEINNRDVSAYITPFLLSFRYIDNDGLDKNESDDVEIEVEDSQSFFRDNPPARGSSLKVRFGYVDKIRDAGVFFIDSYSFRYSRSGAVFTIKALAKDVKASFRTLKTTAFENTTFKKIAEDIAKRNGYKLYFEGADIYFKRIDQYKERDLAFLQKLCQRYGYVCKISARKIVIRDMDKVLGGSVLYVLTPEVVIDLDIEVSSLYAGDIDVAYLDLNKKEATVDKKKTEVKASQNIQVERVRVENKKQAERIAHAQKTQNEMKEFKGRVRCIGIPDIYASGKIGLSGFGKFDREYYVSRVEHEITRNGYITQIEFYKSPQQTGGKKKK; via the coding sequence GTGGCAGACAGATTAATTCCAGAGCCTTATTTGTATGTAGAAATTAATAACAGGGATGTTTCGGCGTATATTACCCCTTTCTTACTTAGTTTTCGGTATATTGATAATGATGGACTTGATAAGAATGAGAGTGATGATGTAGAAATTGAAGTTGAAGATTCTCAAAGTTTTTTCAGAGATAATCCTCCTGCAAGAGGGAGTTCTTTAAAGGTCCGCTTTGGGTATGTAGATAAAATCAGAGATGCTGGAGTTTTCTTTATAGATAGTTATAGTTTTAGGTATAGTAGGTCTGGAGCTGTTTTTACGATAAAAGCTTTAGCAAAAGATGTTAAAGCAAGCTTCAGGACACTAAAAACTACCGCTTTTGAAAATACAACATTCAAAAAAATAGCAGAAGATATAGCTAAGCGTAATGGATACAAACTATACTTTGAAGGTGCTGATATTTATTTTAAAAGGATAGATCAATATAAAGAGCGAGATTTAGCTTTTTTGCAAAAGCTTTGTCAAAGATATGGCTATGTATGTAAGATTTCGGCAAGAAAAATTGTTATTCGGGATATGGATAAAGTGTTAGGTGGTTCAGTTTTATATGTACTTACCCCTGAAGTTGTGATTGATTTAGATATTGAAGTATCAAGTCTTTATGCAGGGGATATAGATGTTGCTTATTTAGATTTGAATAAAAAAGAGGCTACAGTGGATAAGAAAAAAACTGAGGTTAAAGCAAGCCAAAATATTCAGGTTGAGAGGGTAAGGGTTGAGAACAAAAAGCAGGCTGAAAGGATAGCTCATGCTCAGAAAACTCAAAATGAAATGAAAGAATTTAAAGGGAGGGTGCGTTGTATCGGGATTCCTGATATTTATGCAAGCGGGAAGATTGGTCTTTCTGGTTTTGGAAAGTTTGACAGAGAATATTATGTTTCAAGGGTTGAGCATGAAATCACAAGAAATGGATACATTACTCAGATTGAGTTTTATAAATCTCCACAACAAACTGGAGGTAAGAAAAAGAAATGA
- a CDS encoding phage baseplate assembly protein V, translated as MIRRGIVVAVDEKTGKVRVQFPDLDGLVSNWLPVVFQKTCKDKHYWMPDVGEYVVVAFDEEGEKSDGYVLGAFYNEKDTVPEVANKDKFFVRFEDGTEIEYDRKSHKLRISVRGDVLIEADGNMTLKASRIDLNP; from the coding sequence ATGATACGTCGGGGTATAGTTGTTGCAGTAGATGAGAAAACAGGAAAAGTAAGGGTTCAATTTCCTGATCTTGATGGGCTTGTATCTAATTGGTTGCCAGTTGTTTTTCAAAAGACTTGTAAAGATAAACATTATTGGATGCCTGATGTCGGAGAATATGTTGTAGTTGCTTTTGATGAGGAAGGAGAAAAAAGCGATGGATATGTTCTTGGTGCTTTTTACAATGAGAAGGATACTGTGCCTGAAGTAGCCAATAAAGATAAATTCTTTGTGAGATTTGAAGATGGGACTGAGATTGAGTATGACAGGAAATCTCATAAGCTCAGAATTTCAGTTAGAGGAGATGTGCTTATTGAGGCTGATGGAAACATGACACTTAAAGCAAGTAGAATTGACCTAAACCCATAA
- a CDS encoding PAAR domain-containing protein — protein MGAVVRLGDNSCGHECFPPRPNIEASPNVFVNGKGAHRLGDAWDVHT, from the coding sequence ATGGGAGCTGTTGTTCGGCTTGGGGACAATTCTTGTGGTCATGAATGCTTTCCACCTCGTCCAAACATAGAGGCGTCTCCTAATGTGTTTGTGAACGGCAAAGGTGCCCATAGACTTGGTGATGCTTGGGATGTGCATACCTGA
- a CDS encoding PAAR domain-containing protein: protein MASGGSPNVFVNGKPICRVGDPISCGDTMCEGSPNVFANG from the coding sequence GTGGCTTCAGGTGGAAGTCCAAATGTGTTTGTCAACGGAAAGCCAATTTGTCGAGTAGGAGACCCTATTTCCTGCGGAGATACTATGTGTGAAGGTTCACCCAATGTTTTTGCTAATGGATAG
- a CDS encoding phage protein Gp27 family protein has product MRRSKAKLYDLVERIIYLYENEKMTIRDIEALLRSEGYDISKSSIHRTIKSYTELAEEYKRTAEETKALIEALREQPASYQMEAILTMLVSKVFNFVRSIEELEFEDPHELVLALNRLASSVEKMQRYREELEAKMAKVELEAKKRNIDKEFIEYVRKEIFGA; this is encoded by the coding sequence ATGCGTAGGTCAAAAGCAAAGCTTTATGATTTGGTAGAGAGGATCATTTATCTTTACGAAAATGAGAAAATGACCATAAGAGATATTGAGGCTTTACTGCGTTCTGAAGGTTATGACATTTCTAAATCAAGCATTCATAGAACAATAAAAAGCTATACTGAGCTTGCAGAAGAATATAAAAGAACAGCAGAAGAAACTAAAGCTCTTATTGAAGCTTTAAGAGAACAACCAGCAAGCTATCAGATGGAAGCTATTTTAACCATGCTTGTTTCTAAAGTTTTTAATTTTGTAAGGAGCATTGAAGAGCTTGAGTTTGAAGATCCTCATGAACTTGTTTTAGCTTTGAATAGACTTGCTTCTTCGGTAGAAAAAATGCAGAGATATAGAGAAGAATTAGAAGCAAAGATGGCCAAAGTTGAGTTAGAAGCAAAGAAGAGAAATATAGATAAAGAGTTTATTGAATATGTCCGCAAGGAAATATTTGGGGCGTAA
- a CDS encoding terminase large subunit domain-containing protein, protein MSYQQRMLKAISEHKYSIFMYARQTGKSFAVALWAVLRALEKSNHLVAIISPTERQSKELMEKVKRHVEFLKVVGAEYGEKFFEDAKISVLEVKFPNGSRIVGLPANPDGVRGLTGDVVLEEAAFFQDGFKVYQAIFPSITRSKDYKLVVISTPKGKLNLFYHLWTSSENNDLWYREKLTIYDAVAEGLDVDVEVLKKGIPSDEMWRSEYLCEFVDEAEAFIPYELIQFCEAEDVREKDIRKLQGEIFIGVDIGRRHDYTAIAIVEKLGDVLYLRNMEILKQVPFSEQFAILRHLAGYARKMAIDETGIGMQLAEELTRLYGELKIIPVYFTAKAKEEMATRLKTKFQDRLIRIYPDPDLREDLHSVRKVVTEAGNIRLESVSDDGHADRFWALALAVHASSGEERKIFVPPCFVSPRREGLTYGLNQLV, encoded by the coding sequence TTGTCTTATCAGCAGAGGATGCTTAAGGCTATTTCTGAACACAAGTATTCAATTTTTATGTATGCAAGACAAACTGGGAAAAGCTTTGCTGTTGCGTTATGGGCAGTTCTTCGTGCTTTAGAAAAATCTAATCATCTTGTTGCAATTATTTCTCCAACTGAGCGTCAAAGTAAAGAGCTTATGGAAAAGGTTAAAAGACATGTTGAATTTTTAAAAGTTGTAGGTGCTGAATATGGAGAGAAATTTTTTGAAGATGCTAAGATTTCTGTTCTTGAAGTGAAATTTCCAAATGGAAGTAGAATTGTTGGGCTTCCAGCAAATCCTGATGGTGTAAGAGGGCTCACTGGAGATGTAGTATTAGAAGAGGCAGCTTTCTTTCAGGATGGTTTTAAGGTCTATCAAGCAATCTTCCCAAGCATTACAAGAAGCAAGGACTATAAGCTTGTTGTAATATCAACCCCTAAGGGGAAACTTAATCTTTTTTATCATCTTTGGACTTCATCTGAAAATAATGACTTATGGTATCGGGAAAAGTTAACTATCTATGATGCTGTAGCTGAAGGACTTGATGTAGATGTGGAAGTTTTAAAGAAAGGTATTCCTTCAGATGAAATGTGGCGATCTGAATATCTTTGCGAATTCGTTGATGAGGCTGAAGCTTTTATACCATATGAATTGATACAATTTTGTGAGGCTGAAGATGTAAGAGAAAAAGATATAAGAAAACTGCAAGGAGAAATTTTTATTGGGGTTGACATAGGAAGAAGGCATGACTACACAGCTATTGCTATTGTGGAGAAGCTTGGTGATGTTCTTTATCTTAGGAATATGGAAATCTTAAAACAGGTCCCTTTTTCAGAGCAGTTTGCAATTTTAAGACATTTAGCAGGATACGCTCGCAAGATGGCAATTGATGAAACTGGAATTGGTATGCAACTTGCTGAAGAGCTAACAAGGCTTTATGGGGAGCTAAAAATTATACCAGTATATTTCACAGCGAAAGCAAAAGAAGAAATGGCAACAAGACTGAAAACAAAATTCCAGGATAGACTTATAAGAATTTATCCTGACCCAGATTTAAGAGAAGACCTACATTCTGTTAGAAAAGTAGTGACTGAGGCAGGCAATATCAGACTTGAGAGCGTATCTGATGATGGACATGCAGATAGGTTTTGGGCTTTAGCTTTAGCGGTTCATGCAAGTTCTGGAGAGGAAAGAAAAATTTTTGTCCCACCGTGTTTTGTTTCACCAAGAAGAGAGGGGTTAACTTATGGGCTTAATCAGCTGGTTTAA
- a CDS encoding phage portal protein, which yields MGLISWFKEKFGEKPKKESFKASSIEPVSVLIPRTKIVQYSFINPRYPREWLLTIEKAVFGNQDLSMVFELFVDLANSGHQVQVVGKQAEEAKTEIDNLAARLNTDSLVNQLFAQLALYGAVSIEVIVEEDLSGVQKVVRVPAHTIYFKYNEKTRDFEPYQWIPPEDPIKLNLNTYLYIPMFTLDGSPYAIPPFLASLSPLEMQEEFKVELKNLAKKIGLLGFFDIEIPKLEPKPTETETEYFKRLEEHLNKVAEQVAENIQKGIFLHYEGTKAEFKEIAGKTSDVDKILAHINRWLITGAKAQPSLVGISEGITETWAVVSYEQFARQLQNYQRIVKRALEYIYKLHCALKGFDIEDINIIFNPVPKLKPEADIEAFTKKADAITKLIETGVITIDEAREMLGLNPIGGEKDARDEKVFSKVWDSSSDSFAVSFDSRKRSSKDISLQDCDVCSRGGFGRTCLGSVF from the coding sequence ATGGGCTTAATCAGCTGGTTTAAAGAAAAATTTGGAGAAAAGCCGAAAAAGGAAAGCTTTAAGGCAAGCTCAATTGAACCTGTAAGTGTTTTAATTCCTCGGACTAAAATTGTTCAGTATAGTTTTATAAACCCTCGTTATCCTCGTGAATGGCTATTAACCATAGAGAAGGCTGTATTTGGGAATCAAGATTTAAGCATGGTTTTTGAATTATTCGTTGACCTTGCAAACTCTGGGCATCAAGTGCAGGTCGTAGGGAAACAAGCAGAAGAAGCTAAAACCGAAATTGATAATTTAGCAGCACGATTAAACACTGATAGTCTCGTCAATCAACTTTTTGCTCAACTTGCTTTATATGGGGCTGTAAGCATTGAAGTAATAGTTGAAGAAGATTTGTCTGGAGTTCAAAAGGTAGTTCGTGTTCCTGCTCATACTATTTACTTTAAATATAATGAGAAAACCCGGGATTTTGAACCTTATCAATGGATACCACCTGAGGACCCAATTAAGCTAAATTTAAATACTTACCTTTATATTCCAATGTTTACCCTTGATGGTTCTCCTTATGCTATACCTCCTTTTTTAGCATCTTTATCTCCACTTGAGATGCAAGAAGAATTCAAAGTTGAGCTAAAGAATCTTGCTAAAAAGATAGGGCTTCTTGGGTTTTTTGACATAGAAATTCCCAAGCTTGAACCTAAGCCAACTGAGACAGAAACTGAGTATTTTAAAAGACTTGAAGAACATTTAAATAAGGTTGCAGAACAAGTAGCTGAAAATATACAAAAGGGGATTTTTCTTCATTATGAGGGGACCAAAGCAGAATTTAAAGAAATTGCTGGAAAGACTTCTGATGTGGATAAAATCCTTGCCCATATCAATAGGTGGCTTATTACTGGGGCAAAAGCACAGCCAAGTCTGGTTGGAATTTCAGAGGGTATAACTGAAACCTGGGCAGTTGTTAGCTATGAACAGTTTGCAAGACAATTGCAGAACTATCAAAGAATAGTAAAAAGAGCTTTGGAATATATCTATAAGCTACATTGTGCGTTAAAAGGTTTTGATATTGAAGATATAAACATCATTTTTAATCCTGTGCCAAAGCTAAAGCCTGAAGCTGATATTGAGGCATTTACTAAAAAAGCTGATGCAATAACCAAACTTATTGAAACAGGAGTAATAACTATAGATGAAGCAAGAGAAATGCTTGGATTAAACCCAATAGGAGGTGAGAAAGATGCAAGAGATGAAAAAGTATTTTCTAAGGTTTGGGATAGCTCTTCTGATAGCTTTGCCGTTTCTTTTGATAGCAGGAAGAGAAGCTCTAAGGATATTTCTTTACAAGATTGCGATGTGTGCAGTAGGGGTGGCTTTGGCAGAACTTGTCTGGGTAGCGTTTTTTAA
- a CDS encoding lytic transglycosylase domain-containing protein, which translates to MSNTIILFGLVWTAQAQAGIVDRCMKYAPLVIREARYHIGMNAPAHLFLGQIEQESRCNERATAFDGGMGLGQFMPETAKELHERYKVLQEFPFNPYDPRWNIRALILYDRECYNSVSCRGWYFAFRAYNGGASLLNKEIARAGSCDVEKVEAHCKRKVIRLKNGSLLDLCVVNIEYPYRIFEKSEKYKRRLEVR; encoded by the coding sequence TTGAGTAATACGATAATTCTATTTGGGCTTGTGTGGACTGCTCAGGCTCAGGCTGGGATTGTGGATAGATGCATGAAGTATGCACCGCTTGTAATTCGTGAGGCAAGATATCATATCGGGATGAATGCACCAGCTCATCTCTTTCTCGGGCAAATAGAGCAGGAGTCCAGATGTAATGAAAGGGCTACAGCTTTTGATGGCGGGATGGGGCTTGGGCAGTTTATGCCTGAGACCGCAAAAGAGCTACACGAGAGGTATAAGGTGCTTCAGGAGTTCCCTTTTAATCCCTATGACCCGAGATGGAATATAAGGGCTCTAATCCTCTATGATAGGGAATGTTATAACTCGGTTTCCTGTCGGGGCTGGTATTTTGCCTTCCGAGCCTATAACGGAGGAGCTTCCCTGCTAAACAAGGAGATAGCCAGGGCTGGAAGCTGTGATGTAGAAAAGGTTGAAGCCCACTGTAAGCGAAAGGTCATCAGGCTTAAGAATGGCTCTCTACTTGACCTATGCGTAGTGAACATTGAGTATCCTTATCGCATCTTTGAGAAGTCTGAGAAGTATAAAAGGAGGCTTGAGGTTAGATGA
- a CDS encoding phage minor head protein, translating to MEGQWDKEGNEIVEKLYKLLYPSLGSSLRDALADILRKATYFISFDDLTRYILITLEEKFQLPEKVKFALKLELEKIYKETQAKALSEVGIIFKPELSIPDFRAISYAEKLHDFYLGKFFRGDREIRLRIVKWFSKYYLEEGNPIGRGQAGIREFLDRFGEYIQPQTEWKARQIIDTSVNFLRNSARIRAMQKARIKRYRWDAVGDRLTCKTCRSFDGRTWEVTEAVRILDAIESSEDPRAIVDYKPFVTTPYKGPSSQAPSRLPPLHPHCRCRIVAEIEEKEIPVTIERPAFAKDNPIQRDLEDEYRALSPKELENKIKAHLGSDWFRPVKGEKGINAYKSAKKEAERHFLKHGHEFGFKTPEEYYHSAYEVIKKPDEVYIERVKDKTFYIFRKGDKVVISSDDDLAIKTYFKLNKPFETFLKERKRDGLIKVL from the coding sequence ATGGAAGGACAATGGGACAAAGAAGGAAACGAAATAGTAGAGAAACTCTACAAACTTCTTTATCCTTCTCTTGGTTCTTCTTTAAGAGATGCCTTAGCAGATATTCTGCGTAAAGCAACATATTTTATAAGCTTTGATGATTTAACTCGCTACATTTTAATTACCCTTGAAGAAAAATTTCAGCTTCCTGAAAAAGTTAAGTTTGCACTTAAGCTTGAGCTTGAAAAGATTTATAAAGAGACTCAAGCTAAGGCACTTTCTGAGGTTGGGATAATTTTTAAACCTGAGCTTTCCATACCAGATTTTAGAGCTATTTCATACGCAGAAAAGCTTCATGATTTTTATCTTGGGAAATTTTTCAGAGGAGATAGAGAAATCCGGCTAAGAATTGTTAAATGGTTCTCAAAATATTATCTTGAGGAAGGAAACCCAATTGGGCGTGGTCAGGCTGGTATAAGAGAGTTTCTTGATAGGTTTGGGGAATACATACAACCTCAAACAGAATGGAAGGCAAGACAAATCATAGATACTTCAGTTAATTTTTTGCGTAATTCTGCAAGAATTCGTGCTATGCAAAAAGCAAGGATTAAACGCTATAGATGGGATGCAGTGGGGGATAGGCTTACATGCAAGACTTGCAGGAGTTTTGATGGAAGAACATGGGAAGTAACAGAAGCGGTAAGGATCCTTGATGCTATTGAGAGTTCAGAGGACCCAAGAGCTATTGTAGATTATAAGCCCTTTGTTACTACTCCTTATAAAGGACCATCTTCTCAAGCTCCCTCCCGATTACCGCCTCTTCATCCTCATTGTAGGTGTAGAATAGTTGCGGAGATAGAAGAAAAAGAGATACCAGTAACCATAGAGAGACCAGCATTTGCAAAAGATAATCCTATTCAAAGAGACTTAGAGGATGAATATAGAGCTTTAAGCCCTAAGGAGCTTGAAAATAAAATTAAAGCTCATCTTGGAAGTGATTGGTTCAGACCAGTTAAAGGTGAAAAAGGAATAAATGCTTATAAATCAGCAAAAAAAGAAGCAGAGAGGCATTTTTTAAAACACGGGCATGAATTTGGTTTTAAAACCCCTGAAGAATATTATCACTCAGCCTATGAGGTGATAAAAAAGCCTGACGAAGTATACATTGAAAGGGTTAAAGATAAAACCTTTTACATTTTTCGAAAAGGTGATAAAGTAGTAATATCAAGTGATGATGATCTTGCAATAAAAACTTATTTTAAGTTGAATAAGCCATTTGAAACCTTTTTAAAAGAGAGGAAAAGAGATGGACTTATCAAGGTTCTCTGA
- a CDS encoding GPW/gp25 family protein: MQVIERDTIKSIIQNINIILTTPKGSDPHRPLFGSNIWQFIDQPLTVITRGRIKAEIIEAIETWEPRVEIEEVYLQRDYSSLRIIIKYKIKETETIQTQEITL; the protein is encoded by the coding sequence ATGCAAGTTATAGAACGAGATACTATAAAGAGCATTATTCAAAATATCAATATAATCCTTACCACTCCTAAAGGTTCAGATCCTCACAGACCTTTATTTGGTTCAAATATTTGGCAATTTATAGATCAACCCTTAACTGTTATAACAAGAGGACGTATCAAGGCTGAAATTATTGAAGCAATTGAGACTTGGGAACCACGAGTAGAGATTGAAGAAGTTTATCTTCAAAGGGATTATTCGAGCTTGCGTATAATTATAAAATATAAAATTAAAGAAACAGAAACAATACAGACGCAGGAGATAACTTTATGA
- a CDS encoding baseplate assembly protein — MIKFVITDPLYYEQELIKTYEALTGRTLQPADPERLIINLIAYAMTIIAINIDESARQNLLAYAEGEKLDALAEFYGIKRLQAKPAQTILRFSIDTPLNFDVIIPKGTRATPDGNLMFATIEEAKIPAGQLFVDVQAECETPGLIGNGYQIGQIKQLVDPIPYITSVSNITMSMYGADVEDDERFRERVRVSIERFSNTGSRQAYEFWTKTVHQDIEDVSVYSSSPGIVNVVFILKDGALPDTTMIELVRNFLSDEKVRPLTDKVIVSSPEVIEYDISLTYYINRKDEAKIRFIQNEVEKAVQDFVLWTKIKIGRDILPEELIRRVKEAGAYRIDLSSPTYQKLEINQVAHAKNITITYGGLIED, encoded by the coding sequence ATGATTAAGTTTGTAATAACTGACCCTTTATATTATGAGCAAGAATTGATAAAAACTTATGAAGCTTTAACTGGTAGGACCTTACAGCCTGCAGATCCTGAAAGGCTTATTATTAATCTTATTGCCTATGCTATGACTATCATTGCGATAAACATTGATGAATCGGCACGGCAGAATTTGCTTGCCTATGCAGAGGGAGAAAAACTCGATGCCTTAGCTGAATTTTATGGAATAAAAAGACTTCAAGCAAAACCAGCACAAACAATTTTAAGATTTAGTATAGATACTCCTTTAAATTTTGATGTAATTATTCCAAAAGGAACAAGAGCTACTCCAGATGGAAACCTTATGTTTGCAACAATAGAAGAAGCAAAAATTCCTGCAGGGCAACTTTTTGTTGATGTTCAAGCTGAATGCGAAACTCCCGGACTAATCGGAAATGGTTATCAAATTGGACAGATTAAGCAACTTGTAGACCCAATACCTTATATAACATCGGTTTCTAATATCACAATGAGTATGTATGGAGCAGATGTTGAAGACGATGAGAGGTTTCGTGAAAGGGTCAGAGTTTCAATTGAAAGATTCTCAAATACTGGCTCAAGACAAGCTTATGAATTTTGGACAAAAACTGTCCATCAAGATATAGAAGATGTAAGTGTTTATTCTTCTTCGCCGGGAATAGTTAATGTGGTTTTTATTTTAAAAGATGGAGCTTTGCCAGATACAACAATGATAGAGCTTGTAAGAAATTTCCTGTCAGATGAAAAGGTAAGACCTTTAACCGATAAAGTTATAGTATCTTCTCCTGAAGTTATTGAATATGATATAAGCTTAACTTATTATATAAATCGCAAAGATGAAGCAAAAATTCGGTTCATTCAAAATGAAGTAGAAAAAGCGGTGCAAGATTTTGTGCTCTGGACCAAGATAAAAATCGGAAGAGATATATTGCCAGAGGAGCTTATTCGCAGAGTAAAAGAAGCTGGTGCCTATAGGATTGATTTAAGCTCCCCAACCTATCAAAAGCTTGAAATCAATCAAGTTGCTCATGCAAAAAACATCACTATCACTTATGGTGGTCTCATAGAAGATTAA